Proteins from a genomic interval of Candidatus Tanganyikabacteria bacterium:
- the mobB gene encoding molybdopterin-guanine dinucleotide biosynthesis protein B — protein sequence MSGPFVVAIVGVSNSGKTTLIEQLLPLLRARGLRVGTLKHNSHDFAIDYPGKDTWRHREAGAEVVVIANEGKVAAIRNVRACPSPAELIADYMADLDLVLVEGFKQFPLPKIEVVRAGIGTGPICPIESLEALVTDLAVPDCQLPTFALYDAPGVAELVLAIAGRTSSGERVAAHPSGSSTGPRAAGHHI from the coding sequence ATGAGCGGACCTTTCGTCGTAGCGATCGTCGGAGTCTCGAATTCCGGCAAGACGACCCTCATCGAGCAATTGCTGCCGCTGCTCCGGGCGCGCGGGCTCCGCGTAGGTACGCTCAAGCACAACTCCCACGACTTCGCGATCGACTATCCCGGCAAGGATACCTGGCGGCACCGGGAGGCCGGCGCCGAGGTCGTGGTCATCGCCAACGAGGGAAAGGTGGCCGCCATTCGCAACGTGCGGGCCTGCCCCTCGCCGGCGGAGCTGATAGCCGACTACATGGCCGATCTGGACCTGGTCCTGGTGGAAGGCTTCAAGCAGTTTCCGCTACCCAAGATCGAGGTCGTGCGGGCGGGAATCGGCACGGGCCCGATCTGCCCGATCGAGTCGCTCGAGGCGCTGGTCACCGACCTCGCGGTCCCTGACTGCCAACTACCGACATTCGCCCTGTACGATGCGCCCGGCGTCGCCGAACTGGTGCTGGCCATCGCCGGGCGAACTTCGAGCGGCGAGCGCGTCGCTGCGCACCCCTCGGGCAGCTCAACCGGACCGCGAGCGGCCGGGCACCATATATAA